Genomic DNA from Falco biarmicus isolate bFalBia1 chromosome 21, bFalBia1.pri, whole genome shotgun sequence:
aaaacctgctccagctgaagagactatgtgagagcaacagccctgccagggccagggaaggaggaggggcaggagcagagacccccgtggtgaagcccacggcAAGGCAGGCCGTGTCCCTCAGCCCGTGGAGGTCCACGGTGGAGCAGTGGGATGCCCAGAtgaggctgtgacctgtgggaaTCCTGCGCTGGAGCAGCCCCTTGCTGGAGGGCTGCGCCCCACCagagggaccccacgctggcGCAGGGGCAgcgtgaggaggaaggagcagcagaaacgtgtgatgaactgaccgtaacccccattccccagcCCCCCGCGCCGCTCAGGAGGAGGACCTAGAGAAACTGGGAATTCCATTAcgcctgggaagaagggaggggtggggaaaaggTGTTATTTCTGATGTGAAcggtaataaattaaactaattttccccaagtcgagtctgttttgcccgtgacggtaactgctgagtgatctcctgTCCTGATCCCCACCCACGAGCCCTTCGttgcattttctctcccctgcctggctgAGGACACgagtgatggagcagctttgatgggcacctggcatccagccagggtgAACCCACCGCCCTTTTACTTGCGTGAGCTTCTTGCTTTTGTACAGGCGAAGACCCACCCACCGTGACGGTTCTGTCGCAGCGGACAGCGGAGGAAGGGAGCCGTAAGCGTCTTGTTTTGGGGATGTTGTTGCGGAGTTTGCGGCTGGGCTTAGCGTGATGGTGGGCAGCTAAAATTCAGTTAAAATGGCTGGGGTGAGGGGGGTGTAAGAAAGGCGAAGCTGCTTGCAAGCttgggcacagggcagcccaagctgcggggctgggggttGGTGCCCATCTCCCGTGGTGGAGGAGGGGTGGAGAGGATGCGGCGAGCTCGGGCAGTCCCAAAAATCCTTGGAGGCTGATGGAGGCACTGGGATGCACCCCCTGAACCGAGCCTGCACCCCACGGTGCCCCCCCCACATGCTTTGTGGCTGTATTTAAAGGTGCTGAAGGCACCTGGGGCAGGGAATACAAGAGCTGCAGGGAGCTTGGGATGCTCTTCGTGCCACGGGTTTGCCGGCCGTGCCTCTTCCGTGTGGTTTGTCCCCAGGTTTTAGCCTCAAGTgcattaaagataaaaaaatccccatcGGGGTCACCGTGGTCATAGCAGCATTGCTCATCACCATCATCGCGCTGGCAGGTAAGTGCCCGCCAACAAAATCTTCTCCTCCCCTGGAGAAAACCCACTGGTGTAAGACACCAGGATGCGttctgcttctttccagctAAGAAACGCCCgtcctgtccctcctgcccctctcccgtccttcccagctgcctggaaaatGGGATCGGGTACAGGGGGAAGTGCTTTTACTTCACGGAGGACGAAGCGGACTGGAACAGGAGTCAGATCTCTTGCCTTTCTCATGGAGCCCACTTGGCCACCATCGACACCCAGGAGGAGCTGGTAAATAAGAAATCCCTGAGGAACTGGTGTGTCAATTTGGGAAGCAGATTTGGGATTCCCCTGGAGGGAGACGCAAAGATATATATGATGcttgctttccccccccctcttCCAGCGTTTTCTCTTGCGCTACGGGAAGCTTTTGCATTACTGGGTTGGTCTGCGAAGGGAAGGTGCTGGACCTTGGAAATGGTTCAACGAGTCTCTCTTCAACAACATGTACGTCCTGTCTTCTGGAGAACATAACCATGCCCGGGGCTGAGATGGGTCAGGGATTGAAGGCAAGAagacacacatatatatataaatttaatgAGGTGGGAGCAATTaaacaccacttttttttttcgCTTGAGCTAAAGCACTTGGGCTGCAGCCCGTGGATTTGTGTGAtgcaggtgctggcaggggaTTGAGGGCATCCCTGGATGAAACCCCCTGGGACCAAGCAAGTGAAAATATTCCCTCCTTTGTGGAGCGCGAGGCAGTTTTTGTTCTGCATGGGGTGGGTTGTTTGCTGGGAAACATTGCTGAGCACCACTAATCCGTATGGGAAAGGCTGAACTGCGGACCTGTGGCTGACAGTGACCTTTTTGCTTCCCTTTTAGTTTTTCCTTCTGGTCTTTCATGCAGGTTCGATGTCCGGGGCAATGGACAATGTGCCTATATCAATGCTGACGGGATCAGCAGTGACTGGTGCTCCCAGATGAAATACTTTGTCTGCAGCCACTGGCAAAAGCTCCCCAACAGGACTCAGAAGGATTTTAAAACCCTTCTGGATTTCTCCTGACATTTCCTCCTCGTCAGAGGAGATCAACCACAAGGTGCTATTAACCCCATGCAACAAGGCAGTGAGTTTTCCGATGGAGcatgtttatttcagttttaacttAGAAAAGTCAAAACTCCTCATGACAACGACACGGAGCTGTGACCAAAGGATCCTTGCTTTACTCTAACCGCTAGTGTCTTTCCAGCTTTTGCAGTTGTGAGGAGGCTTGGCAATATTCCGGAGGCTTGGGAATATTCAAGAGACTTGGAAAACTCCCTGCTTTGCTGGCAGTTGCTGTGCTGTGAAGCtcagttttgctggttttggggtgtcttttttttttttttttttttttgtgtgtgtgtggatttggaggagctggaggtgaGGGGCAGAAATGCAAAGTGGAGAAATAAAGTAGAATTGCTTCGGGGTCCCTCTGGCCAGTGCGTGGGAGAAGCCCCCAGCCTCAGCAAGGAGCCACCAAACTGCTGCTCGGGGATGTTGTCACGGCTTAAACACACCGGTGACTGAGCCCCACGCAGCCCaccccccacagtgggatgggggagccgatcagaagagtaaaagtgaggaaactcatgggctgaggtAAAGACGGTTTAATAGGTgaagcaaaagccgcacatgcaagaaaagcaaaacaaggaatttgttCACCGCTCCGCgtcggcaggcaggtgctcagccattGCCACCAGCTTTGTGGGAAGACCCAAATATTGTCCTTGAACCTTCCCAGCTCCTTTTTGAGCTGGAGGGAAACCAAAAACCGAAAGCAACCAAACAAGAAGCCCCGTGCTGGTTTCCACCCCCAGCAGTGTCTTGCTCACCTCCGCCCTGCGAGGCGCCAAAGGATGTGGCTTTTTGCAGCATCCACTCACAGGATGCTCTTGTGCCT
This window encodes:
- the LOC130141803 gene encoding C-type lectin domain family 2 member D-like isoform X1, whose amino-acid sequence is MQGKQSVAQANKVKAGLEKQSESLFSEGGNHVFLPTMHVDRMKGKHCFFPGTGEDPPTVTVLSQRTAEEGSRFSLKCIKDKKIPIGVTVVIAALLITIIALAAKKRPSCPSCPSPVLPSCLENGIGYRGKCFYFTEDEADWNRSQISCLSHGAHLATIDTQEELRFLLRYGKLLHYWVGLRREGAGPWKWFNESLFNNMFDVRGNGQCAYINADGISSDWCSQMKYFVCSHWQKLPNRTQKDFKTLLDFS
- the LOC130141803 gene encoding C-type lectin domain family 2 member G-like isoform X3, yielding MAEAVPDAGEDPPTVTVLSQRTAEEGSRFSLKCIKDKKIPIGVTVVIAALLITIIALAAKKRPSCPSCPSPVLPSCLENGIGYRGKCFYFTEDEADWNRSQISCLSHGAHLATIDTQEELRFLLRYGKLLHYWVGLRREGAGPWKWFNESLFNNMFDVRGNGQCAYINADGISSDWCSQMKYFVCSHWQKLPNRTQKDFKTLLDFS
- the LOC130141803 gene encoding C-type lectin domain family 2 member G-like isoform X2, whose protein sequence is MAEAVPDAGGNHVFLPTMHVDRMKGKHCFFPGTGEDPPTVTVLSQRTAEEGSRFSLKCIKDKKIPIGVTVVIAALLITIIALAAKKRPSCPSCPSPVLPSCLENGIGYRGKCFYFTEDEADWNRSQISCLSHGAHLATIDTQEELRFLLRYGKLLHYWVGLRREGAGPWKWFNESLFNNMFDVRGNGQCAYINADGISSDWCSQMKYFVCSHWQKLPNRTQKDFKTLLDFS